TACGATTATCACGCCGCGCGCGTGCTCCCCGGTTTCGATCCGAACGTGAAGATGCGCCTGCTCCAGAAGCTCAAGGAACTGCGCGGCTGCGAAGTGCACATCACGCATATACCGACACCGGGCGATGAGGCGGGGTTACGGCGTCTGGGCGTCAACCTTACGAGCGACCCGAACTTCTCTACGAAAAACCTGTTCATCT
This is a stretch of genomic DNA from Spirochaetota bacterium. It encodes these proteins:
- a CDS encoding DUF1846 domain-containing protein, translated to MPTRIGFDNDLYLAEQTAAIDERLKKFDGKLYLEFGGKILYDYHAARVLPGFDPNVKMRLLQKLKELRGCEVHITHIPTPGDEAGLRRLGVNLTSDPNFSTKNLFIS